A window from Carassius gibelio isolate Cgi1373 ecotype wild population from Czech Republic chromosome B3, carGib1.2-hapl.c, whole genome shotgun sequence encodes these proteins:
- the LOC127952700 gene encoding fibroin heavy chain-like isoform X14: protein MTARVCFSLTAVFLCLFGYLSITHAIQRRTTVDGFCPARLTVVPSHRGCSSDEDCPGGHKCCRFDCGPVCVLPVFMKPGQCPIPEMIPLCAKSCFHDGQCPDTQKCCPTTGGFACSEPRGQERGQASCQGSGSGQGAGQGSGYGQGAGAGQGSGYGQGAGAGQGSGIGLGQGSGYGQGSGYGQGAGAGQGSGIGSGQGSGYGQGSGQGSGYGQGAGAGQGSGYGQGAGAGQGSGIGLGQGSGYGQGSGQGSGYGQGAGAGQGSGIGSGQGSGYGQGAGAGQGSGYGQGSGQGSGYGQGSGQGSGYGQGAGAGQGSGYGQGAGAGQGSGAGQGSGQGSGYGQGAGAGQGSGYGQGSGQGSGYGQGAGAGQGSGYGQGAGAGQGSGYGQGAGAGQGSGYGQGAGAGQGSGAGQGSGQGSGYGQGAGAGQGSGYGQGAGAGQGSGYGQGAGAGQGSGAGQGSGAGQGSGAGQGSGAGQGSGAGQGSGQGAGAGQGSGAGQGAGAGQGSGAGQGSGQGAGAGQGSGQGAGAGQGSGAGQGSGQGAGAGQGSGQGAGAGQGSGAGQGSGQGAGAGQGSGAGQGSGQGAGAGQGSGAGQGSGQGAGAGQRSGAGQGSGQASGAGQGSGAGQGSGQGAGAGQGSGAGQGAGAGQGSGAGQGAGAGQGSGAGQGSSQGAGAGQGSGAGQGSGQGAGAGQGSGAGQGAGAGQGAGTGQGSGQGSGAGQGAGAGQGSGAGQGAGAGQGSGQGSGAGQGTGQGSGAGQGAGAGQGAGAGQGSGAGQGSGAGQGAGAGHGAGQGAGAGHGAGQGAGAGQGSGQGAGAGQGSGQGAGAGQGSGQGAGAGQGSGAGQGSGQGAGAGQGSGAGQGSGQGTGAGQGSGQGTGAGQGSGAGQGSGQASGAGQGSGQGAGAGQGSGAGEGSGQGAGAGQGSGAGQGSGQGAGAGQGSGAGQGSGQGAGAGQGSGQGAGAGQGSGQGAGAGQGSGAGQGSGQGAGAGQGSGAGQGSGQGTGAGQGSGQGTGAGQGSGAGQGSGQASGAGQGSGHGAGAGQGRGAGQGAGAGQGSGAGQGAGAGQGSGAGQGSGQGAGAGQGSGAGQGSGQGAGAGQGSGAGQGSGQGAGAGQGSGAGQGSGQGAGAGQGSGAGQGSGQGAGAGQGSGAGQGSGQGAGAGQGSGAGQGSGQGAGAGQGSGQGAGAGQGSGQGAGAGQGSGAGQGSGHGSGAGQGSGHGSGAGQGSGHGSGAGQGSGHGRGAGQGAGAGEGAAQGSGQGAGHGSGAGQGCGRGNCHGCGQGQCCGQGHVNGNLA from the exons tgaagccgggtcagtgtcccATACCGGAAATGATTCCACTGTGTGCtaaaagctgtttccatgatggccagtgtcctgacacacagaaatgttgcccaaccaccggtggctttgcatgcagtgaaccacGTGGTCAGGAAAGAGGTCAGGCAAGTTGTCAAGGAAGCGGCtctggtcagggcgccggacagggaagcggttatggccagggcgccggagcgggacagggaagcggttatggccagggcgccggagcgggacagggtagcggcattggtttgggccagggaagcggttatggccagggaagcggttatggccagggtgcaggagcgggacagggaagcggcattggttcgggacagggaagcggttatggccagggaagtggccagggaagcggttatggccagggtgcaggagcgggacagggaagcggttatggccagggcgccggagcgggacagggtagcggcattggtttgggacagggaagcggttatggccagggaagtggccagggaagcggttatggccagggcgccggagcgggacagggaagcggcattggttcgggacagggaagcggttatggccagggcgccggagcgggacagggaagcggttatggccagggaagtggccagggaagcggttatggccagggaagtggccagggaagcggttatggccagggtgcaggagcgggacagggaagcggttatggccagggcgccggagcgggacagggaagcggagctggtcagggaagtggccagggaagcggttatggccagggcgccggagcgggacagggaagcggttatggccagggaagtggccagggaagcggttatggccagggtgcaggagcgggacagggaagcggttatggccagggtgcaggagcgggacagggaagcggttatggtcagggcgccggagcgggacagggaagcggttatggccagggcgccggagcgggacagggaagcggagctggtcagggaagtggccagggaagcggttatggccagggcgccggagcgggacagggaagcggttatggccagggcgccggagcgggacagggaagcggttatggccagggcgccggagcgggacagggaagcggcgctggacagggaagcggcgctggacagggaagcggcgctggacagggaagcggcgctggacagggaagcggcgctggacagggaagtggccagggcgctggagctggtcagggaagcggggctggtcagggcgctggagctggtcagggaagcggagctggacagggaagcggtcagggcgctggagctggacagggaagcggtcagggcgctggagctggacagggaagcggagctggacagggaagtggtcagggtgctggagctggacagggaagtggtcagggcgctggagctggacagggaagcggagctggacagggaagtggtcagggcgctggagctggacagggaagcggagctggacagggaagtggtcagggcgctggagctggacagggaagcggagctggacagggaagtggtcagggcgctggagctggtcagagaagcggagctggacagggaagtggccaggcaagcggagctggacagggaagcggagctggacagggaagtggccagggcgctggagctggtcagggaagcggggctggtcagggcgctggagctggtcagggaagcggggctggtcagggcgctggagctggtcagggaagcggggctggacagggaagcagtcagggcgctggagctggacagggaagcggagctggacagggaagcggccagggcgctggagctggacagggaagcggagctggacagggcgctggagctggtcagggcgctggaactggtcagggaagtggacagggaagcggagcag gtcagggcgctggagctggccagggaagcggagctggtcagggcgctggagctggtcagggaagtggacagggaagcggagctggacagggaa ctggtcagggaagcggggctggtcagggcgctggagctggtcagggcgctggggctggtcagggaagcggagctggtcagggaagcggagctggacagggcgctggagctggtcatggagctggacagggcgctggagctggtcatggagctggacagggcgctggagctggacagggaagcggtcagggcgctggagctggacagggaagcggtcagggcgctggagctggacagggaagcggtcagggcgctggagctggacagggaagcggagctggacagggaagtggtcagggcgctggagctggacagggaagcggagctggacagggaagtggtcagggtactggagctggacagggaagtggtcagggtactggagctggtcagggaagcggagctggacagggaagtggccaggcaagcggagctggacagggaagtggtcagggcgctggagctggacagggaagcggagctggagagggaagtggtcagggcgctggagctggacagggaagcggagctggacagggaagtggtcagggcgctggagctggtcagggaagcggagctggacagggaagtggccagggcgctggagctggacagggaagcggtcagggcgctggagctggacagggaagcggtcagggcgctggagctggacagggaagcggagctggacagggaagtggtcagggcgctggagctggacagggaagcggagctggacagggaagtggtcagggtactggagctggacagggaagtggtcagggtactggagctggtcagggaagcggagctggacagggaagtggccaggcaagcggagctggacagggaagtggccacggcgctggagctggtcagggaagaggggctggtcagggcgctggagctggtcagggaagcggggctggtcagggcgctggagctggtcagggaagcggggctggacagggaagcggtcagggcgctggagctggacagggaagcggggctggacagggaagcggtcagggcgctggagctggacagggaagcggggctggacagggaagcggtcagggcgctggagctggacagggaagcggagctggacagggaagcggccagggcgctggagctggacagggaagcggagctggacagggaagcggtcagggcgctggagctggacagggaagcggagctggacagggaagcggtcagggcgctggagctggacagggaagcggagctggacagggaagcggtcagggcgctggagctggacagggaagcggtcagggcgctggagctggacagggaagcggtcagggcgctggagctggacagggaagcggagctggacagggaagcggccatggaagcggagctggacagggaagcggccatggaagcggagctggacagggaagcggccatggaagcggagctggacagggaagcggccatggaagAGGAGCTGGTCAAGGCGCAGGAGCTGGTGAGGGCGCTgctcagggaagcggccagggcgcagGACATGGCAGCGGTGCTGGACAGGGATGCGGCCGAGGGAATTGTCATGGATGTGGCCAAGGTCAATGTTGTGGTCAGGGACATGTTAATGGTAATTTAGCATAA